One genomic window of Corythoichthys intestinalis isolate RoL2023-P3 chromosome 18, ASM3026506v1, whole genome shotgun sequence includes the following:
- the LOC130906353 gene encoding myelin protein zero-like protein 1 isoform X2, with amino-acid sequence MEFKQHSNLRRRVFMVGFIAFVLSASALAIDIFTKPEVIVKNGTACVLRCTFKSNEVVSSYITADWSFQSNQPHNQFFKAPYTIFYFFDGKVVVSSEFEDRVQFIGDINKKDVSIQINPVQFGDNGTYTCEVKNPPDISSTSARTELRVVLRAPVPALAINIFTEPEVIVENGAACVLRCTFKSNEVVSSYTTATWYFQSNQPDNQFFKAPYMKSGRVIRV; translated from the exons ATGGAGTTTAAACAGCACAGTAACCTTCGTCGGCGTGTTTTCATGGTTGGATTTATTGCGTTTGTTCTCTCAG CCTCGGCGTTGGCCATCGACATCTTCACTAAGCCCGAGGTGATAGTTAAGAACGGGACAGCGTGCGTGCTGCGCTGCACTTTCAAATCCAACGAGGTGGTCAGTAGCTACATCACCGCCGATTGGAGCTTCCAGTCCAATCAGCCCCACAACCAGTTCTTCAAGGCGCCCTACACG atcttttatttttttgacggAAAAGTGGTCGTGTCATCCGAGTTTGAGGACCGGGTGCAGTTCATCGGCGACATTAACAAGAAGGACGTTTCCATTCAGATAAACCCAGTGCAGTTCGGTGACAATGGCACATACACCTGCGAGGTCAAGAATCCGCCTGATATCTCTAGCACGTCGGCCCGAACGGAGTTGCGCGTGGTCCTGAGAG CCCCGGTGCCGGCGTTGGCCATCAATATCTTCACCGAGCCCGAGGTGATAGTTGAGAACGGGGCAGCGTGCGTGCTGCGCTGCACTTTCAAATCCAACGAGGTGGTCAGTAGCTACACCACCGCCACCTGGTACTTCCAGTCCAATCAGCCCGACAACCAGTTCTTCAAGGCGCCCTACATG AAAAGTGGTCGTGTCATCCGAGTATAA
- the LOC130906353 gene encoding myelin protein P0-like isoform X1 codes for MEFKQHSNLRRRVFMVGFIAFVLSASALAIDIFTKPEVIVKNGTACVLRCTFKSNEVVSSYITADWSFQSNQPHNQFFKAPYTIFYFFDGKVVVSSEFEDRVQFIGDINKKDVSIQINPVQFGDNGTYTCEVKNPPDISSTSARTELRVVLRAPVPALAINIFTEPEVIVENGAACVLRCTFKSNEVVSSYTTATWYFQSNQPDNQFFKAPYMILYFYDRKVVVSSEYKDRVQFIGDINKKDVSIRINPVQFSDNGTYTCEVKNPPDISSTPVRTELRVVLRGDIS; via the exons ATGGAGTTTAAACAGCACAGTAACCTTCGTCGGCGTGTTTTCATGGTTGGATTTATTGCGTTTGTTCTCTCAG CCTCGGCGTTGGCCATCGACATCTTCACTAAGCCCGAGGTGATAGTTAAGAACGGGACAGCGTGCGTGCTGCGCTGCACTTTCAAATCCAACGAGGTGGTCAGTAGCTACATCACCGCCGATTGGAGCTTCCAGTCCAATCAGCCCCACAACCAGTTCTTCAAGGCGCCCTACACG atcttttatttttttgacggAAAAGTGGTCGTGTCATCCGAGTTTGAGGACCGGGTGCAGTTCATCGGCGACATTAACAAGAAGGACGTTTCCATTCAGATAAACCCAGTGCAGTTCGGTGACAATGGCACATACACCTGCGAGGTCAAGAATCCGCCTGATATCTCTAGCACGTCGGCCCGAACGGAGTTGCGCGTGGTCCTGAGAG CCCCGGTGCCGGCGTTGGCCATCAATATCTTCACCGAGCCCGAGGTGATAGTTGAGAACGGGGCAGCGTGCGTGCTGCGCTGCACTTTCAAATCCAACGAGGTGGTCAGTAGCTACACCACCGCCACCTGGTACTTCCAGTCCAATCAGCCCGACAACCAGTTCTTCAAGGCGCCCTACATG ATCCTTTATTTTTATGATAGAAAAGTGGTCGTGTCATCCGAGTATAAGGACCGGGTGCAGTTCATTGGCGACATTAACAAGAAGGACGTTTCCATTCGGATAAACCCGGTGCAGTTCAGTGACAATGGCACATACACCTGCGAGGTCAAGAATCCGCCTGATATCTCTAGCACGCCGGTGCGAACGGAGTTGCGCGTGGTCCTGAGAGGTGATATTTCATGA